A section of the Streptomyces sp. Je 1-369 genome encodes:
- a CDS encoding PucR family transcriptional regulator, whose amino-acid sequence MPPTLASLVHHSALKLTVRAGEERLDAPVRWAHASELADPVPYMEGGELLLITALKLDAEDPDAMRRYVKRLADAGVVGLGFAVGVHYPDIPQALLDAAAEADLPLIEVPRRTPFLAISKAVSAAIAAEQYRAVTAGFAAQRELTKQALSDGHEGLLLALAGQVDGWAALYDASGAVVAAAPEWANRRAARVTADVERLRERPAPASSVVAGTEDRVELHSLGTGRRPRAALAVGTASTLGTAERYAVHSAIALLTLTTERSRSLHAAEQRIGAAVLRMLLAGEPDHARTVAGELYGSLLDAPFRLVVAQVASASAARVRAGAEDNGAADARPGTASAAVLAAVADASGNGDPLAGLVDVVEAAAARSGEALLVVPYGERLVLLVVDGGAGVRACGEYAAALEAGRGAAGRDAAVSASVEEGELVMGLSAPAGPIAAATAYKQAEQALSVARRRGRALVEHEELAAGSVLPLLADDAVRAFADGLLRALHEHDATGRGDLVASLRAWLSRHGQWDAAAADLGVHRHTLRYRMRRVEEILGRSLDDPDVRMELWLSLKATSTNSD is encoded by the coding sequence ATGCCGCCCACGCTCGCCTCGCTCGTCCACCACTCCGCGCTCAAGCTGACCGTGCGCGCGGGTGAGGAACGCCTGGACGCCCCCGTGCGCTGGGCGCACGCGAGCGAGCTCGCCGACCCCGTGCCCTACATGGAGGGCGGCGAACTCCTCCTGATCACCGCGCTCAAGCTGGACGCGGAGGACCCGGACGCCATGCGGCGGTACGTGAAGCGGCTGGCCGACGCCGGAGTCGTCGGGCTCGGCTTCGCCGTCGGCGTGCACTACCCCGACATCCCGCAGGCCCTCCTCGACGCCGCGGCCGAGGCCGACCTGCCGCTCATCGAGGTGCCGCGGCGCACCCCGTTCCTCGCCATCAGCAAGGCCGTGTCCGCCGCGATCGCCGCCGAGCAGTACCGCGCCGTGACGGCGGGCTTCGCCGCCCAGCGCGAGCTGACCAAACAGGCGCTGAGCGACGGCCACGAGGGGCTGCTCCTCGCGCTCGCCGGGCAGGTCGACGGGTGGGCCGCGCTGTACGACGCGTCGGGCGCCGTCGTCGCCGCCGCGCCGGAGTGGGCCAACCGCAGGGCCGCCCGGGTCACCGCCGACGTGGAACGCCTCAGGGAGCGTCCGGCGCCCGCGAGTTCCGTCGTCGCGGGCACCGAGGACCGCGTGGAGCTGCACTCGCTCGGCACGGGACGCAGGCCGCGGGCGGCGCTCGCAGTGGGCACGGCGTCAACCCTGGGCACCGCCGAACGCTACGCGGTCCACTCCGCCATCGCCCTCCTCACCCTGACCACCGAACGCTCCCGCTCCCTGCACGCCGCCGAGCAGCGGATCGGCGCGGCGGTCCTGCGGATGCTGCTCGCGGGGGAGCCCGACCACGCGCGGACGGTCGCCGGTGAGCTGTACGGAAGCCTCCTCGACGCGCCGTTTCGCCTCGTCGTCGCCCAGGTGGCGTCCGCGTCCGCGGCGCGGGTGCGGGCGGGCGCCGAGGACAACGGCGCGGCCGACGCGAGGCCCGGCACCGCCTCCGCCGCGGTGCTCGCCGCGGTGGCCGACGCCTCCGGGAACGGCGACCCGCTCGCCGGACTCGTCGACGTCGTCGAGGCCGCGGCCGCACGCTCCGGCGAGGCGCTGCTCGTCGTCCCGTACGGGGAACGGCTCGTGCTGCTCGTCGTGGACGGGGGCGCGGGCGTGCGGGCGTGCGGGGAGTATGCGGCGGCGCTTGAGGCGGGCCGGGGCGCGGCGGGACGCGACGCCGCTGTATCCGCCTCCGTCGAGGAGGGCGAACTGGTGATGGGCCTGTCCGCGCCGGCCGGGCCGATCGCCGCGGCGACGGCGTACAAGCAGGCGGAACAGGCGCTGTCCGTCGCACGGCGCCGCGGCCGCGCGCTCGTCGAGCACGAGGAGCTGGCCGCGGGGTCCGTCCTGCCGCTCCTCGCGGACGACGCGGTGCGGGCGTTCGCGGATGGCCTCCTCCGCGCCCTGCACGAACACGACGCGACCGGCCGCGGCGACCTCGTCGCCTCCCTCCGCGCCTGGCTCTCCCGCCACGGCCAGTGGGACGCGGCCGCGGCGGACCTCGGCGTCCACCGCCACACCCTCCGCTACCGCATGCGCCGGGTAGAAGAAATCCTCGGCCGCTCCCTGGACGACCCGGACGTCCGCATGGAGCTCTGGCTCTCCCTGAAGGCAACGTCAACGAACTCGGACTGA
- a CDS encoding aldehyde dehydrogenase family protein, whose translation MTSIHAFWLAGRQTTGETTFDVTSPWDGRVVGKAAVPTDAQVEEAVAAAYAVRDEFAATPAHVRAAALTHVSNRLVERTEEIAQLISAENGKPIKWARGELGRAVSVFRFAAEEARRFNGGEAQRLDTDAGGQGRLALTRRFPKGVVLGIAPFNFPLNLCAHKIAPAIAVGAPIILKPAPATPLSGLILGELLAETELPAGSWSILPVANDKMPALVQDERMPVISFTGSEKVGYAIMDSVPRKHCTLELGGNGAAVVLGDYSSDEDLDWAASRIATFSNYQGGQSCISVQRVIADASVYDRLVPRVVKAVEAQVTGDPSDPATEVGPLVNEDAAKRVESWVDEAAKAGAKVLTGGKRDGASYAPTVLADVPADTTVACEEIFGPVLTLKKVDGEAEAFDAVNDSKYGLQAGVFTHDLQTAFRAHRALEVGGVVIGDAPSYRADQMPYGGVKQSGVGREGVRFAMDDYTYERVMVLTGLAL comes from the coding sequence ATGACTTCCATCCACGCCTTCTGGCTCGCCGGTCGCCAGACCACCGGCGAGACCACCTTCGACGTCACCTCTCCCTGGGACGGACGGGTGGTCGGCAAGGCCGCCGTACCGACCGACGCCCAGGTCGAGGAAGCCGTCGCCGCCGCGTACGCCGTGCGCGACGAATTCGCCGCCACCCCGGCCCACGTCCGCGCCGCCGCCCTCACCCACGTGTCGAACCGCCTGGTCGAGCGCACCGAGGAGATCGCCCAGCTGATCTCCGCCGAGAACGGCAAGCCGATCAAGTGGGCCCGCGGCGAGCTCGGCCGCGCCGTCTCCGTGTTCCGGTTCGCCGCGGAGGAAGCCCGCCGCTTCAACGGTGGCGAGGCCCAGCGCCTGGACACCGACGCCGGCGGCCAGGGCCGTCTCGCCCTGACCCGCCGCTTCCCCAAGGGCGTCGTCCTCGGCATCGCACCGTTCAACTTCCCGCTGAACCTCTGCGCGCACAAGATCGCCCCGGCCATCGCGGTCGGCGCGCCGATCATCCTCAAGCCCGCCCCGGCCACCCCGCTCTCCGGCCTCATCCTCGGCGAGCTGCTCGCCGAGACGGAGCTGCCCGCCGGTTCGTGGAGCATCCTGCCGGTCGCCAACGACAAGATGCCCGCCCTCGTCCAGGACGAGCGGATGCCGGTCATCTCCTTCACGGGTTCCGAGAAGGTCGGCTACGCGATCATGGACTCGGTGCCGCGCAAGCACTGCACCCTGGAGCTCGGCGGCAACGGCGCGGCCGTCGTCCTCGGCGACTACTCCTCCGACGAGGACCTCGACTGGGCCGCCTCGCGCATCGCGACGTTCTCGAACTACCAGGGCGGCCAGTCCTGCATCTCCGTGCAGCGTGTCATCGCGGACGCGTCCGTGTACGACCGGCTCGTGCCGCGCGTGGTCAAGGCCGTCGAGGCGCAGGTCACCGGTGACCCGTCCGACCCGGCGACCGAGGTCGGCCCGCTGGTCAACGAGGACGCCGCCAAGCGCGTGGAGTCCTGGGTCGACGAGGCCGCGAAGGCGGGCGCCAAGGTGCTCACCGGCGGCAAGCGCGACGGCGCGTCCTACGCGCCGACCGTCCTCGCCGACGTACCCGCCGACACCACCGTCGCCTGCGAGGAGATCTTCGGCCCCGTCCTCACCCTGAAGAAGGTGGACGGCGAGGCCGAGGCGTTCGACGCCGTCAACGACTCCAAGTACGGCCTCCAGGCGGGCGTCTTCACGCACGACCTCCAGACCGCCTTCCGCGCGCACCGCGCCCTGGAGGTCGGCGGCGTGGTCATCGGCGACGCACCCTCCTACCGCGCCGACCAGATGCCGTACGGCGGCGTGAAGCAGTCCGGCGTGGGCCGCGAGGGCGTGCGCTTCGCGATGGACGACTACACGTACGAGCGCGTCATGGTCCTGACGGGCCTCGCCCTGTAG